AAAATGACGTCGTATGATCTAGTCTATCACAAATTGAAACAACCAGAAAAAGAGTGCTAGTTGTACTTGCTTGGGCTAGGTCTGTGTcaagaaaatgtatatatttttgcatgcaaactcagcaaaaaaagaaacgtcctctcactgtcaactgcgtttatgttcagcaaacttaacatgtgtaaatatttgtatgtacataaggagattcaacaactgagacataaactgaacaagttccacagacatgtgacgaacagaaattgaataatgtgtccctaaacaaggggggggggtcaaaatctaaagtaacagtcagtatctggtgtggccaccagctgcattaagtactgcagtacatctcctccccatggactgcaccagatttgcccgttcttgctgtgagatgttaccccactcttccaccaaggcacctgcaagttcccagacatttctggggggggaatggccctagccctcaccctccgaaccaacaggtcccagatgtgctcaatgggactgagatccgggctcttcgctggccatggcagaacactgacattcctgtcttgcaggaaatcactcacagaacgagcagtatggctggtggcattgtcatgctggagggtcatttcaggatgagcctgcaggaagggtaccacatgagggaggaggatgtcttccctgtaatgcacagcgttgagattgcctgcaatgacaacaagctcagtccaatgatgctgtgacacactgctccAGACCATGAcataccctccacctccaaatcgatcccactccagagtacaggcctcggtgtaacgctcattccttcaacgttaaacgcaaatccgaccatcacccctggtgagacaaaaccgcgacttgtcagtgaagagcacttttgccaaTCCTGcatggtccagcgacggtgggtttgtgccaataggcgacgttgttgccggtgatgtctggtgaggaccttacaacaggcctacaagccctcagtccagcctctctcagcctattgcggacagtctgagcactgatggagggattgtgcgttcctggtgtaactcgggcagttgttgttgccatcctgtacctgtcccgcaggtgtgatgctcggatgtaccgatcctgtgcaggtgttgttacacgtggtctgccactgtgaggatgatcagctgtccgtcctgtctccctgtagcgctcacagtacagacattgcaatgtattgccctggccacatctgcagtcctcatgtgcctaaggcacgttcacgcagatgagcagggaccctgggcattttctttctgtgtttttcagagtcaatagaaaggcctcttaagtgtcctaagttttcataactgtgaccttaattgcctaccgtctgtaagctgttagtgtcttaacgaccgttccacaggtgtatgttcattaattgtttatagttcattgaacaagtgtgggaaacagtgtttaaaccctttacaatgaagatatgtgaagttaatttgatttttacaaattatctttaaaagacagggtcctgaaaaagggaggtttctttttttgctgagtttatgtaactTCCATACAGAACTGTTTACACCAAAAACTCACCCCATCCAGTGGCGAAATCTGGCTCTAGGAGTGAATTCTTTTGCTTTGCCTCCAAACCGTAACAGGGAGGGTCCGCATGGGCATGCcctagaaagaaagaaattaaatacAATTCACATATCTGGTATGGCACACATATCATGACATGCACTGGTTGTTCAGGGGTAATTTGAAGCGTCAGTAAAGTGCTTATTAAAgtgctgtgattattattatttgatcctgctggtcatctatgaacattttaacatcttggccatgttctgttataatctccacccagcacagccagaagaaaactggccacccctcatagcctggttcccctctaggtttcttcctaggttctggcctttctagggagtttttcctagccaccgtgcttctacacctgcattgcttgctgtttggggttttaggctgggtttctgtacagcactttgtgacatcagctgatgtaagaagggctttataaatacatttgattgattgattgaagtgCGCTCAACCTTACATGGtaataggggggggggggggggcatttcaGACCAAACAAACACAATGCTTGGTTATTATCACTTAATCTTATTAAGTTtgtctcttttttttttcttttaccaGAGTCTGAGATGTTGATTGTTCACTGAGGTTACTCACTTCTTATGGAATTGTTCCCATTTGAGGATCTCCTGCCATGCCTGTTCATTGTTCTGGTTATGAATCTTGATGATGTTTGTCATGTCTTTTTGACCAAGATCTTCATCCTTCCAGTGCCATCTGTGAAACAATTTTAATGAGTCAGTACACAACATTAGAAACCCTAAACCCAAGCCCATAGAGATATAACTATAGGTTCTATCAATTCTATCTCTATGCCCAAGCCATATTTCTTCAGTGTTCTGATTGGTCGACTGACCCTTTCCTCAGCATGGCATTCCAGAACATCTGTTCCGAGGGGTAGACCCAGTTCTGATCCGTACCACCCCGGGGGATCTGGGACTCCTCTCTGTTGACTGACAGATCAAAGGGCTGACCTGGGGCAGGCTGCTGGTTGGGTGGTGGCATCTGGATAAAGAGAAATAACAAAACATAACGATGAGATGTAGCCTTCAGGGTTTTAAGTCTCATCAATATATGCTGTAGTGTCATCTATCTCCTAATTGACTGGGTTTGATTCGATTTTAGCCTATTAGTCAACCAGTTCCTGGGTTATGAAAAAAGAGAGGTACACTAAACAACAGTTAGTACATCAGTTTATTTAAAAACTCTGTAACACTTTACTTTAGTGTTCTTATCACAGCGTAATTATAGTTGTAGGAGTAACAAGTATTGTAATTACATAGTAAGAATAATACACAGTGCATGTAAAAGTATTTTAGCTGCTTTGCGTACCATGTTTGCGATATTGATGTCAGACACAAATTTCTCTCTGTTGGCTGCTTTCATGGGGCACTCCACAAACTCGTATGCCCGATCCTGATGTGGTGGCCCTGCCTGGTCTGAAGCTGGGGCTGTTGGGGGGGCCGTGCTCTCAACCTGGGCCGGGGCGGACGCCTTGTGCATGGGACACtctggtggtggtaatggtgtaCCTGAGAGGACAGGTCAAAATACATTAGTACAATGAAAAACAATATCTGCTTTGCTATTGCTATGCAAGGTGTGACAGCTGATGGGGTTATGGATATACATTGCAGACAACAGAGAACcaatagacaaacacaaacagtatCAACCTGACACAGCTGAAGAGACTTACTTGGTTTGGTCTCCTTTTGCATGGGGCATCCCTGGGGTGGTGAGCCAGCATAGGGGTGAGCGACCACAAAGCCCTCTGCTTTAACTGTTGAACCGGACATGGGATCCATTCTGCCTGACAAGTTAGTCACTGGATAGGTCTTACACCCCAGACCTGTCAGCAATATAACAGATATTAACGTTAAGAAAGAAGAAATGTGTAAAGGGTCATGAATTCCTGCTATGCCTCATAGCTAGCTCATACCACATCTAGCCTGTGAATTAACCAGTCATACAGCTAATGGTCAAAGATTGAAACAACAGCACCCCTAGCTTGTTATTTCCATATGTCTGTAACACATGACGGTTGTTCTAAATGGGATATTACAGTAACTGTTGAAATTACCATTGCAACAGCAGCGATTATGTAAATATCACGACCTTGCATGCACTATGGACCATATCAGCTGCTGGATACTGTAGCGGTAGGACTCCCATCCCATGCTGGTTTGAAATTCGTTTAGAAATGACAGACTAATTTTATGACTAAACTCGTTGCCTATTTCTTGAAATATATAAAGTAAAACAAACGATTTTACTATGGATTAATCTAGTAAATATAAACGTGTTACCTTGATGAAGGTAGTCCGTCTATGCTGCAATGTCGTGAAAGTTAGCAAACACTACATACCCACAATgc
Above is a window of Salmo salar chromosome ssa03, Ssal_v3.1, whole genome shotgun sequence DNA encoding:
- the LOC106599140 gene encoding holocytochrome c-type synthase isoform X1, with product MQGLGCKTYPVTNLSGRMDPMSGSTVKAEGFVVAHPYAGSPPQGCPMQKETKPSTPLPPPECPMHKASAPAQVESTAPPTAPASDQAGPPHQDRAYEFVECPMKAANREKFVSDINIANMMPPPNQQPAPGQPFDLSVNREESQIPRGGTDQNWVYPSEQMFWNAMLRKGWHWKDEDLGQKDMTNIIKIHNQNNEQAWQEILKWEQFHKKACPCGPSLLRFGGKAKEFTPRARFRHWMGYGLPFDRHDWIVDRCGKEVRYVIDYYDGGEINKQNFTILDVRPAFDSLSAVWDRMRVAWWRWTSS
- the LOC106599140 gene encoding holocytochrome c-type synthase isoform X2, translated to MGLGCKTYPVTNLSGRMDPMSGSTVKAEGFVVAHPYAGSPPQGCPMQKETKPSTPLPPPECPMHKASAPAQVESTAPPTAPASDQAGPPHQDRAYEFVECPMKAANREKFVSDINIANMMPPPNQQPAPGQPFDLSVNREESQIPRGGTDQNWVYPSEQMFWNAMLRKGWHWKDEDLGQKDMTNIIKIHNQNNEQAWQEILKWEQFHKKACPCGPSLLRFGGKAKEFTPRARFRHWMGYGLPFDRHDWIVDRCGKEVRYVIDYYDGGEINKQNFTILDVRPAFDSLSAVWDRMRVAWWRWTSS
- the LOC106599140 gene encoding holocytochrome c-type synthase isoform X3 is translated as MDPMSGSTVKAEGFVVAHPYAGSPPQGCPMQKETKPSTPLPPPECPMHKASAPAQVESTAPPTAPASDQAGPPHQDRAYEFVECPMKAANREKFVSDINIANMMPPPNQQPAPGQPFDLSVNREESQIPRGGTDQNWVYPSEQMFWNAMLRKGWHWKDEDLGQKDMTNIIKIHNQNNEQAWQEILKWEQFHKKACPCGPSLLRFGGKAKEFTPRARFRHWMGYGLPFDRHDWIVDRCGKEVRYVIDYYDGGEINKQNFTILDVRPAFDSLSAVWDRMRVAWWRWTSS